Genomic window (Corynebacterium simulans):
CCGACGTCGACGGTGTCCCAGTCCATGCCGTGCGTACCCGCGGCATGGTTGCCCACGAGGAGGTCATCTTCGGCGCCCAGGGGCAGTCCTTGACTATCCGCCAGGATTCCTATGATCGTTCTTCCTTCACCCCGGGCGTGCTGGTTGGCGTTCGCCAGATTGCAGAGCGTCCAGGGCTGACCGTGGGTCTTGAGAAGTACTTGGGCCTATAAGTCGGACTATCGAGGAGACATAAGGCACTAGATATGGCACGCATTAGCGAACTGGACGTCCAGCTCATCGCGGCAACGCAGTTCCACCCGCCGCAGGGCATCGAGTGGGAGAGGGAACAGGCAGCCTCCGATGGCGAGGCTCTCGTCGAATTTGCCGGCCGGGCTTGCTACGAGTCCTTCAATAAGCCGAATCCGCGCACCGCGGCCAACTCGGCCTACCTGCGCCACATCCTGGAGGTGGGCCACGACGCTCTGCTGGAGCACGCCACGGCCACATTGTATATCCGCGGCCTGTCGCGCTCTGCCAGTCATGAGCTGGTGCGCCACCGCCACTTTTCCTTTTCCCAGCTCTCGCAGCGCTATGTCCACCCGGAGGAAACTCAGGTGGTGCTGCCCAAGCTCATTGCTGAAGACGAGCAGCTGACGCGGCTTACAATGCAGGCCGTTGATGAAACCCGCTTTGTCTATAACGAGCTGCTCAGCGCGCTGGAGAGCAAATTAGAAGATGAGCCCAACGCACTGCTGCGCAAAAAACAGGCGCGGCAGGCGGCACGTGCGGTGTTGCCCAATCTCACGGAAAGCCGCATCGTGGTTACCGGCAACTACCGCGCTTGGCGTCACTTCATCGGCGCGCGTGCCACAGAGCAGGCGGATACCGAGATGCGCGAGTTAGCTATTGCCTGCCTGAAGCTGTTGCGGGAGCAGTCGCCGGTGGTATTCGATGACTTCCACATCACCCAGCTTGCCGACGGCACCGAAATGGCATCGAGCCCATACGCCTAGTTAAAGTCCGTGGCGGTGGCCATAGCTTGTTCCGCCACGCGACCACCCCGATGAACAAAATTTCGCGGGAAGCGGGTAATCTTGACGGCTATGAGCACAGGTATGACAGCAAAGACAGGCGTAGAAACCTTCGGACGCGTCGGAGTAGCTATGGTCACCCCGTTTGACGGGGATGGCAAACTCGATGTCGCTGCGGGACGCCGGCTGGCGGCTCACCTCGTTGACAACGGTATCGACTCTTTGATTCTGGGCGGTACCACCGGTGAATCGCCGACGACAACGCTGGATGAAAAGCTAACGCTGCTCAAGGCCGTCAAGGAAGAAGTAGGGGACCGCGCAAAGATCTGCGCCGGCGCAGGCACCAACAACACCGCCACCTCGATTGAGATGGCAAAGGCTTCCGCAGAAGCGGGAGCAGACAGCCTGCTCGTCGTGACCCCTTACTACTCCAAGCCTTCGCAGGAAGGCGTGTATGCGCACTTCGCAGCGATTGCTCAGGCAACTGATACCCCAATTTGTCTCTATGACATTCCTGGCCGCTCGGGCATTCCGATTGCGACGGATACCATCCGTCGCCTCGCGGAATTGCCGACCATTCAGGCCATCAAGGACGCCAAAGGCAACCTTGGTGCAGCCACCCCACTTATTCAGGAGACCGGCCTCGCCTGGTACTCCGGCGATGACCCGCTAAACCTGCCGTGGCTTTCCTTGGGCGCATCTGGCGTCATCTCCGTGGTTGGCCATGCAGCACCGCGCGGTCTCGCAGATCTTCTGGATGCCTTCGAAGAAGGCGATCTTGCACGCGCAAGGAAGATCAATGCACAAACTTTGACCCCGCTCATCCAAGCTCAAGCACGCTTGGGAGGAGCAACACTCGCAAAGGCTGCCCTGCGCCTGCAGGGCATCGAAGTCGGCGATCCTCGTCTGCCTGTTGTCGCAGCAAGCGAGCAGGAGATTGAGGAACTTCGCCGTGATATGGAAAAGGCTGGAGTCCTTTAAGAATGACTGAACCCCGTAACCGTTCCCGCAAGGTTACCCGCAAGGCGGGCCCACCAGCGGAAACCGAGTCCGCCTCCAACGAGGCGGCTTCGCCGGTTTTTCAGGCACCGAGCAACTCGGAGCCAAAACAGGAATCCGGTGACAAGAAGTCCAATAACAACGGCAATTCCGAGAACTCGAACGGCGGCAACCGGCGCTCGCGTTCCCGTGGCTCCCGCGGTGGTCGCGGTCGCGGCCGCGGCGGCAACAACGCCGAGAACAACGGAATTAACAACAACGGCAATAACGGCAATAACAATGGTGGCCGTGGCAACCGCAACAACAACCGCGGCCGCCGCAACGTTCCGAAGTCCATGCAGGGCGCGGATCTGACCAAGCGCCTGCCGCAGCCGCCGAAGCAGCCGAAGGATGCCCTGCGCATCTACGCTCTGGGCGGTATTTCTGAGATCGGTCGTAACATGACCGTCTTTGAGTACCAGGACGAGCTGCTCATCATTGACTGTGGCGTGCTCTTCCCTTCCTCCGGTGAGCCGGGCGTGGACCTTATCTTGCCGGACTTTGGCCCGATCGAAAAGAAGATCGACAAGGTCAAGGCGCTCGTGGTTACCCACGCTCACGAGGACCACATTGGTGCTATCCCGTGGCTTCTCAAGCTGCGCCCGGATATCCCAATCGTGGCATCGCGCTTTACCATTGCCCTGATTGCGGCGAAGTGTAAGGAGCACCGCCAGAAGCCGAAGTTCGTTGAGGTCAACGAGAAGTCCGATGTGAACTACGGTCCGTTCCGTCTGCGCTTCTGGGCAGTTAACCACTCCGTTCCGGATGCACTGGGCATCATGCTGGGCACCCCGGCTGGCAACATCATCCACACCGGTGACATCAAGCTGGACCAGACCCCGCTGGATAACCGCCCGACCGACCTTCCGGCGCTGTCTCGCTACGGCGACGAGGGCGTCGACCTCATGCTCTGCGATTCCACCAACGCGAACATCCCAGGCGTTTCCGCATCTGAGGGCGATATCCCGGCTACCTTCCGCCGCTTGGTCTCCAATGCCAAGCAGCGCGTCATCATTGCGTCCTTCGCCTCGAACGTCTACCGCGTGCAGGCGGCTATCGACGCCGCCGTTTACGCTGGCCGTAAGGTCGCGTTCAACGGCCGTTCCATGATGCGCAACATGGAAATCGCCGAGAAGATGGGCTTCCTTAAGGTTCCGCGCGGCACCATCGTCCCGATCGATGAGGCTGCCAAGATGGCACCACACAAGGTCCTTCTGATTACCACCGGTACCCAGGGCGAGCCGATGGCGGCACTGTCGCGCATGGCGCGTCGCGAGCACCGTCAGATCACCGTTCGCGATGGCGATCTGATCATCTTCTCTTCCTCCCTGATTCCGGGTAACGAAGAGGCCGTCTACGGTGTGATGAACATGCTCTCCCAGATTGGTGCCGAGGTTGTCACCAACAAGGAGGCTAAGGTTCACGCTTCCGGCCACGGCTACGGCGGCGAGCTTTTGTTCCTCTACAACGCTGCACGTCCGAAGAACGCTATGCCGGTCCACGGCGAGTGGCGCCATTTGCGTGCGAACAAGGAACTGGCTGTCTCTACTGGCGTCGACCGCGACCGCGTGGTTCTCGCCCAAAACGGCGTCGTTGTAGACCTGCGCAAGGGTCGTGCCGAGGTCGTTGGCCAGATCACGGTGGGCAACCTCTACGTCGATGGTGTTTCCATGGGTGACGTCGATGCCGATACCTTGGCAGACCGCACCAACCTCGGTGCTGGCGGCGTTGTCTCCATCACTTGTGTCATCGACAACCGCACCTCGCGTCTGCTCGAAAAGCCAGCGGTTTCCACCACGGGCTTCTCCGACGACGACCGTGGAATCGTGCCAGAGGTTGCCGAGATCGTGGAAAACACCATGAACGATCTCGCTGCCGAAGGCGAGAACGACACCTACCGCATGGTCCAGAAGGTCCGCCGCAAGGTCACCAAGCTCATGGATTCCAAGTACAAGCGTGAGCCGGTCATCTTGCCGACCATCATTCCGACCAACTCTGGTCCGTTGCTTGCAGACGACGATGAGGTAGAGGCTTCCCGCGAGTCCCTTTAAAAACCTTTAGGCTTGGCAGCGCGTATCGAGCCGCCTTGTTCGTCTGACGGCGTGTGCCCCAGCAGTCTATGCTGGGGCACATGTCGTTTTCTTCTGCTGAGCGCGCCAAGCTGGTGACGCTATTTCATAAGCTCGGACCAGACGCTCCCACCCTCTGCCAGGGCTGGAGCACCCGCGATCTAGCTGCCCACCTGTGGGTGCGTGAGAACCGTCCCGACGCTGCGGCGGGCATGCTGGTCCCACAGCTTGCCGGCCGTCTCGACGCCGCGATGGAGCAGGCGGCTGCCCGCGACTTCACCGAGCTCGTCGATGACTGGGGGAGGGGAGCCGGACGCGCCAACCCAATGCGTCTTGTTGACTCCAAGGTCAATCTCACCGAGCACTTTGTCCACCACGAGGACGTGCGCCGCGCCAATGGCATGAATGAGCAACGCGAGTTCTCCGCGGTGGTT
Coding sequences:
- the thyX gene encoding FAD-dependent thymidylate synthase; the encoded protein is MARISELDVQLIAATQFHPPQGIEWEREQAASDGEALVEFAGRACYESFNKPNPRTAANSAYLRHILEVGHDALLEHATATLYIRGLSRSASHELVRHRHFSFSQLSQRYVHPEETQVVLPKLIAEDEQLTRLTMQAVDETRFVYNELLSALESKLEDEPNALLRKKQARQAARAVLPNLTESRIVVTGNYRAWRHFIGARATEQADTEMRELAIACLKLLREQSPVVFDDFHITQLADGTEMASSPYA
- the dapA gene encoding 4-hydroxy-tetrahydrodipicolinate synthase — protein: MSTGMTAKTGVETFGRVGVAMVTPFDGDGKLDVAAGRRLAAHLVDNGIDSLILGGTTGESPTTTLDEKLTLLKAVKEEVGDRAKICAGAGTNNTATSIEMAKASAEAGADSLLVVTPYYSKPSQEGVYAHFAAIAQATDTPICLYDIPGRSGIPIATDTIRRLAELPTIQAIKDAKGNLGAATPLIQETGLAWYSGDDPLNLPWLSLGASGVISVVGHAAPRGLADLLDAFEEGDLARARKINAQTLTPLIQAQARLGGATLAKAALRLQGIEVGDPRLPVVAASEQEIEELRRDMEKAGVL
- a CDS encoding ribonuclease J; this translates as MTEPRNRSRKVTRKAGPPAETESASNEAASPVFQAPSNSEPKQESGDKKSNNNGNSENSNGGNRRSRSRGSRGGRGRGRGGNNAENNGINNNGNNGNNNGGRGNRNNNRGRRNVPKSMQGADLTKRLPQPPKQPKDALRIYALGGISEIGRNMTVFEYQDELLIIDCGVLFPSSGEPGVDLILPDFGPIEKKIDKVKALVVTHAHEDHIGAIPWLLKLRPDIPIVASRFTIALIAAKCKEHRQKPKFVEVNEKSDVNYGPFRLRFWAVNHSVPDALGIMLGTPAGNIIHTGDIKLDQTPLDNRPTDLPALSRYGDEGVDLMLCDSTNANIPGVSASEGDIPATFRRLVSNAKQRVIIASFASNVYRVQAAIDAAVYAGRKVAFNGRSMMRNMEIAEKMGFLKVPRGTIVPIDEAAKMAPHKVLLITTGTQGEPMAALSRMARREHRQITVRDGDLIIFSSSLIPGNEEAVYGVMNMLSQIGAEVVTNKEAKVHASGHGYGGELLFLYNAARPKNAMPVHGEWRHLRANKELAVSTGVDRDRVVLAQNGVVVDLRKGRAEVVGQITVGNLYVDGVSMGDVDADTLADRTNLGAGGVVSITCVIDNRTSRLLEKPAVSTTGFSDDDRGIVPEVAEIVENTMNDLAAEGENDTYRMVQKVRRKVTKLMDSKYKREPVILPTIIPTNSGPLLADDDEVEASRESL
- a CDS encoding TIGR03085 family metal-binding protein, with translation MLGHMSFSSAERAKLVTLFHKLGPDAPTLCQGWSTRDLAAHLWVRENRPDAAAGMLVPQLAGRLDAAMEQAAARDFTELVDDWGRGAGRANPMRLVDSKVNLTEHFVHHEDVRRANGMNEQREFSAVVLGELHKALKMLAPRMLKKSSKPVVLYPENFGRIVVADDRKVADRGDDVVRVMGPVPELVLWVFGRDACSLKIEGDVSAVVRSTL